Proteins encoded by one window of Rouxiella chamberiensis:
- a CDS encoding VOC family protein yields the protein MSNVLISPDEIRDRFSKAMSQMYQQEVPQYGTLLQIVKETNAAYLNRHPNTFTADLEVSERNRLDVERHGAIRLGTAAELATMKDLFAVMGMSPVGYYDLSAAGVPVHSTAFRPVDEASLLLNPFRVFTSLLRLELIDNADLRDTARRILEQREIFSPRVRELIEQAQQAGGLTTNQADDFVSEALKTFRWHSEAQVNLETYNALLAHHRLIADVVCFKGPHINHLTPRTLDIDHVQRIMPDYGITPKEVIEGPPRRQVPILLRQTSFKALSEQIRFTDDETGKHTARFGEIEQRGLALTPKGRALYDQLLLAASASGNAQDNDSHQRHIEAAFADFPDDKEALRAKQLGYFRYRLTPGATIPEHNVSRDNLEDLIHARVVTFEPIVYEDFLPVSAAGIFQSNLGSDKGAVSSGNPNQAAFEAALGRAVINEFSLYAAIEEASLQSIFGD from the coding sequence ATGAGCAATGTATTGATCTCCCCCGACGAGATTCGCGACCGGTTTTCAAAGGCCATGTCGCAGATGTATCAGCAGGAAGTGCCGCAGTACGGTACGTTGTTGCAGATTGTCAAAGAGACGAATGCCGCCTATCTGAACCGGCACCCGAACACCTTTACGGCGGATCTCGAGGTGTCAGAGCGCAATCGACTGGACGTCGAGCGCCACGGCGCGATTCGACTCGGCACGGCGGCCGAACTGGCGACCATGAAAGACCTGTTTGCCGTGATGGGCATGTCGCCGGTCGGCTATTACGACCTCTCGGCGGCGGGCGTGCCCGTTCACTCCACGGCGTTTCGTCCGGTGGACGAAGCCTCGCTGCTGCTTAACCCCTTCCGCGTCTTCACGTCGCTGTTGCGACTGGAGCTTATCGATAACGCCGACCTGCGCGACACGGCGCGGCGCATCCTCGAACAGCGGGAGATTTTCTCGCCCCGCGTGCGCGAACTCATCGAGCAGGCGCAGCAGGCAGGCGGACTTACTACAAATCAGGCCGACGATTTTGTCTCGGAGGCGCTAAAGACCTTCCGCTGGCACAGCGAAGCACAGGTCAATCTCGAGACTTACAACGCCCTGCTCGCCCATCACCGACTGATAGCCGACGTGGTGTGCTTCAAGGGACCCCATATCAATCATCTCACGCCGCGCACGCTGGACATCGACCACGTACAGCGGATCATGCCGGATTACGGTATTACGCCAAAAGAGGTGATTGAAGGGCCGCCGCGTCGTCAGGTGCCGATTCTATTACGTCAAACCAGTTTCAAGGCGCTCAGTGAACAGATTCGTTTTACCGATGATGAAACTGGCAAACATACCGCGCGCTTTGGTGAAATCGAGCAGCGCGGGTTGGCGCTCACGCCGAAAGGACGCGCGTTGTATGACCAATTGCTGCTGGCGGCATCGGCAAGCGGAAACGCACAGGACAACGACAGCCACCAGCGCCATATTGAAGCCGCGTTTGCCGATTTTCCGGATGACAAAGAGGCGCTGCGGGCTAAACAGCTCGGGTATTTCCGCTATCGGTTGACGCCGGGTGCCACCATTCCCGAACACAACGTCTCGCGCGACAATCTTGAAGATCTGATTCACGCGCGGGTCGTCACGTTCGAGCCTATCGTGTATGAAGATTTCCTGCCGGTCAGCGCGGCGGGTATTTTCCAGTCGAATCTGGGCAGCGACAAAGGCGCGGTCAGCAGCGGCAACCCGAATCAGGCGGCGTTTGAAGCCGCACTGGGTCGGGCGGTTATCAACGAGTTTTCTCTCTATGCCGCCATCGAAGAGGCGTCGCTGCAAAGCATCTTCGGCGATTAA
- a CDS encoding sugar 3,4-ketoisomerase, which produces MNLFTHTDEADSLQPPQHSVIDLVTFTDDRGCLVSVESMNQVPFEIKRLFYIFNTNSNQNRGFHAHRRDKMFLICLVGKLRVRLNDGHKISDHWLDSPSKGLLVNDLVWVEMHDFSKDCALVVLSSEKYDRGDYIHDYDAFLEEAQAKYAK; this is translated from the coding sequence ATGAATTTATTTACACACACTGATGAAGCAGACTCCTTGCAACCGCCACAGCACTCGGTGATTGATCTGGTTACTTTCACCGACGACCGTGGCTGTCTGGTCAGCGTGGAATCCATGAACCAGGTCCCTTTCGAGATAAAGCGACTGTTCTATATCTTCAACACCAATTCCAACCAGAACCGTGGATTCCATGCCCATCGCCGCGACAAGATGTTCCTTATCTGTCTGGTCGGCAAACTGCGTGTGCGTTTGAACGATGGTCACAAGATTAGCGATCACTGGCTGGACAGCCCGTCAAAAGGCCTGCTGGTCAATGATCTGGTTTGGGTTGAAATGCACGATTTCAGCAAAGACTGTGCGTTGGTTGTGCTCTCTAGCGAGAAATACGACCGCGGCGATTATATCCACGACTACGATGCTTTCCTTGAAGAGGCACAGGCGAAATATGCAAAATAA
- a CDS encoding ArsR/SmtB family transcription factor codes for MIANHPEREQIRLENVLNALGNPLRLAVVQILANGGEHACGTLLQGLSKSTLTHHWRVLRESGVIWQRPDGRANLLSLRREDLDARFPGLLDSLLHAVEHDSITVESTARHLREDR; via the coding sequence ATGATCGCCAATCACCCCGAACGTGAACAAATCCGCCTCGAAAATGTGCTGAATGCACTGGGTAATCCGCTGCGTCTGGCGGTGGTGCAGATTCTGGCCAACGGCGGCGAACACGCCTGCGGCACGTTGCTGCAAGGATTGTCAAAATCGACGCTAACCCACCACTGGCGTGTGCTACGCGAAAGCGGCGTTATCTGGCAGCGTCCGGACGGGCGGGCGAATCTGCTGTCGCTGCGCCGTGAAGATCTCGATGCGCGCTTTCCGGGACTGCTGGACTCGCTGCTTCATGCGGTCGAGCACGACAGCATTACCGTTGAATCCACCGCACGCCATCTGCGTGAAGACAGGTAG
- the fusA gene encoding elongation factor G codes for MARKTPIERYRNIGISAHIDAGKTTTTERILFYTGMNHKLGEVHDGGATTDWMEQEQERGITITSAAVTCFWRGMDHSFDEHRINIIDTPGHVDFTIEVERSMRVLDGAVMVYDSVGGVQPQSETVWRQANKYRVPRLAFVNKMDRPGADFFRVRQMMIDRLKANPVPIVIPIGSEEHFIGVVDLRKMRAILWDDATQGMTFSYAPIPAALQASAEAWREKMVEAAAEVSDELMNKYLEGGELTEDEITFGLRQRTVAGEIQPMLCGSAFKNKGVQRMLDAVVELMPSPLDIPPVQGTDDAGHEVHREADDDEKFSALAFKLMTDPYVGQLTFVRVYSGVLSKGDSVYNPVRGRKERIGRIVQMHANVRHEVDEIRAGDIAACVGLKEVTTGETLCDPNAQITLVKMEFPEPVISQAIEPKTKADQEKMGIALQRLASEDPSFRIRTDEESGQTIISGMGELHLEIIVDRMRREFGVEANIGKPQVTYRETVRSKVEDVDGKFVRQSGGKGQYGHVVFTLEPQASGTGFAFVDATKGGVVPREFIPAVEKGVVEALSSGVLAGYPVVDVKVTLTFGSSHEVDSSEMAFKMAAIFGFKEAARLASPVILEPMMHVEVETPEDYAGSVMGDLSSRRGTVQGMEEILGGGGKLIKAEVPLSEMFGYSTVLRSMSQGRATYTMEFHHYAEAPRNVADEIIASRGR; via the coding sequence ATGGCTCGCAAAACGCCCATCGAGCGCTACCGCAATATCGGTATCTCGGCCCACATCGACGCCGGTAAAACCACGACCACCGAGCGCATCCTGTTCTACACCGGCATGAACCACAAGTTGGGTGAAGTGCATGACGGCGGTGCGACCACGGACTGGATGGAGCAGGAGCAGGAGCGCGGCATCACCATTACCTCGGCGGCGGTCACCTGTTTCTGGCGCGGCATGGATCACTCGTTTGACGAACACCGGATCAACATCATCGACACGCCCGGTCACGTGGATTTCACTATCGAGGTGGAGCGCTCGATGCGGGTGCTGGATGGCGCGGTCATGGTCTACGACTCGGTCGGTGGCGTGCAGCCACAGTCTGAAACCGTATGGCGACAGGCGAATAAATATCGCGTGCCGCGGTTGGCGTTCGTCAACAAGATGGACCGGCCGGGCGCGGACTTCTTCCGCGTGCGGCAGATGATGATCGACCGCCTGAAAGCCAATCCGGTGCCGATAGTGATCCCTATCGGCAGCGAAGAGCACTTTATCGGCGTGGTTGACCTGCGCAAGATGCGGGCGATTTTGTGGGACGACGCGACGCAGGGCATGACCTTCAGCTATGCGCCGATACCGGCGGCGTTGCAGGCCAGTGCCGAAGCCTGGCGCGAAAAGATGGTCGAAGCGGCGGCGGAGGTGTCCGATGAGCTGATGAACAAGTATCTCGAAGGCGGCGAGCTGACCGAAGACGAAATTACCTTTGGCCTGCGTCAACGCACGGTAGCCGGAGAAATTCAGCCGATGCTGTGCGGCAGCGCGTTCAAGAACAAGGGCGTACAGCGGATGCTGGATGCGGTGGTGGAACTGATGCCGTCACCGCTGGACATTCCGCCGGTGCAGGGCACCGACGATGCCGGCCACGAGGTGCATCGCGAGGCGGATGACGACGAGAAATTCTCGGCGCTGGCCTTCAAGCTGATGACCGACCCGTACGTCGGCCAGCTGACCTTCGTGCGCGTCTATTCGGGCGTGCTGTCGAAAGGGGACAGCGTGTACAACCCCGTGCGCGGCAGGAAGGAGCGCATCGGGCGAATCGTGCAGATGCACGCCAACGTGCGCCATGAGGTGGACGAGATCCGCGCCGGTGACATCGCCGCCTGTGTCGGGCTGAAAGAGGTGACCACGGGCGAAACCCTGTGCGACCCGAATGCGCAAATCACGCTGGTGAAGATGGAGTTTCCGGAACCTGTTATCTCGCAGGCTATCGAGCCGAAAACCAAGGCCGATCAGGAGAAAATGGGTATCGCGTTGCAGCGGTTGGCGTCGGAGGACCCGTCGTTTCGTATTCGTACCGATGAGGAGTCCGGGCAGACGATTATCTCCGGCATGGGCGAGCTGCATCTGGAGATCATCGTCGATCGCATGAGGCGCGAGTTTGGCGTGGAGGCAAACATCGGTAAGCCGCAGGTTACCTACCGCGAAACGGTGCGCAGCAAAGTCGAAGACGTAGACGGCAAGTTCGTGCGCCAGTCGGGCGGTAAGGGCCAGTATGGCCATGTGGTCTTTACGCTGGAGCCGCAGGCGTCGGGCACGGGGTTCGCCTTCGTCGATGCCACCAAAGGCGGCGTCGTGCCGCGAGAATTCATTCCTGCGGTTGAAAAAGGCGTGGTCGAGGCGCTGAGCAGCGGCGTGCTGGCCGGATATCCGGTGGTCGACGTGAAGGTGACGCTGACGTTTGGCTCGTCACACGAGGTTGACTCCTCCGAGATGGCGTTCAAGATGGCGGCTATCTTTGGGTTCAAGGAGGCGGCAAGACTGGCGAGTCCGGTCATTCTCGAGCCGATGATGCATGTCGAGGTGGAAACGCCGGAAGACTACGCGGGCAGCGTAATGGGCGACCTCTCTTCCCGTCGGGGTACGGTGCAGGGCATGGAGGAAATTCTCGGCGGCGGCGGCAAGCTTATCAAAGCCGAGGTTCCGCTTTCCGAAATGTTCGGCTATTCGACCGTGCTGCGCTCCATGTCGCAGGGACGTGCCACCTACACCATGGAGTTTCATCACTACGCCGAAGCGCCGCGCAACGTGGCGGACGAGATTATCGCGTCTCGCGGTCGATAG
- a CDS encoding DegT/DnrJ/EryC1/StrS family aminotransferase: MINFLNLKQINTPYADELKAASARVIDSGYYILGPEVRTFEQQFAEFCGVRSCIGLASGLDALVLVLRAWKLLGKIKDGDEVIIQANAYIACVLAITENNLKPVFVEPDADSYNIDVTKIRDAITPKTRVIMPVHLYGYCSPMPEIMDIARDNNLLVLEDCSQSHGAAIDGKRAGYWGDAAAFSFYPSKNLGALGDSGAATTNDPELEATLRALRNYGSQERYYNIYQGVNSRLSEMQAALLGVKLKYFWKEVEARRSIAERYLAGITNPLLKLPQFDQREQHTWHLFVVRTQHRDALKSFLYEKGIDTIIHYPLPPYKQPAYAEMNHLSFPLNETLHNEILSIPADPSLSDEDVQTIIDACNTFSV; the protein is encoded by the coding sequence ATGATCAATTTCCTCAATTTAAAGCAAATTAATACGCCTTATGCGGATGAGCTTAAAGCAGCCAGTGCGCGTGTAATCGACTCCGGTTATTACATTCTTGGCCCTGAAGTTCGCACTTTCGAACAGCAATTTGCTGAATTTTGTGGGGTAAGATCGTGCATCGGATTGGCCTCTGGTCTTGATGCACTGGTGCTGGTGCTGCGGGCATGGAAACTGCTCGGCAAAATCAAGGACGGTGATGAAGTCATTATTCAGGCCAATGCCTACATTGCCTGCGTACTGGCCATCACTGAAAACAATCTGAAACCGGTGTTCGTTGAACCGGATGCAGACAGCTACAATATCGACGTGACCAAAATCCGTGATGCAATAACCCCGAAAACCCGCGTTATCATGCCGGTTCACCTCTATGGTTACTGCTCACCGATGCCGGAAATCATGGACATTGCCCGTGATAACAACCTGCTGGTTCTGGAAGACTGTTCCCAGTCTCACGGCGCGGCAATTGATGGCAAACGTGCGGGTTACTGGGGCGATGCTGCCGCCTTTAGTTTCTACCCAAGCAAAAATCTGGGCGCCCTTGGCGACTCGGGTGCTGCCACCACTAACGACCCCGAACTTGAAGCCACGCTGCGCGCCCTGCGCAACTACGGTTCTCAGGAACGTTATTACAATATCTATCAAGGTGTTAACAGCCGTCTTAGCGAGATGCAGGCCGCATTGCTTGGCGTCAAGCTTAAGTACTTCTGGAAAGAAGTGGAAGCGCGCCGCAGTATTGCAGAGCGTTATCTGGCAGGAATTACCAACCCGCTGCTCAAACTTCCGCAGTTCGATCAGCGCGAACAACATACCTGGCACCTTTTCGTAGTGCGTACGCAACATCGTGACGCGCTGAAAAGCTTCCTGTATGAAAAAGGTATCGATACGATAATTCACTACCCTCTTCCGCCGTATAAACAACCGGCCTACGCGGAGATGAATCATCTGAGCTTCCCGTTGAACGAAACGCTGCACAACGAGATCCTGAGTATTCCAGCCGATCCGTCGTTGTCGGATGAAGACGTTCAAACCATTATCGACGCCTGTAACACGTTCTCCGTTTAA
- a CDS encoding GNAT family N-acetyltransferase, whose translation MQNKYGKTILLRPVEVSDYEFVHSLRVAPKSVQFLTPVDNDPLQQKAWLQEYKNRESEGSEYYYIIQRQDNQQPVGSLRAYGVDKEAGVVKCGSWILNENKTMTSAVESILLMVDAMNEMGFKIIIVDARKDNRPALRFIKKISHRFHSEDETNEYYEIDIPVMLSTFYQENIQYITPDAPEKDA comes from the coding sequence ATGCAAAATAAATATGGTAAAACCATTTTGCTACGTCCCGTAGAAGTCAGTGATTATGAATTTGTACACAGCCTGCGCGTTGCGCCAAAAAGTGTTCAGTTTCTTACTCCGGTCGATAACGATCCTCTGCAGCAGAAAGCTTGGCTGCAAGAGTATAAAAATCGTGAATCCGAAGGGTCGGAATACTATTACATCATTCAGCGGCAGGATAATCAGCAGCCAGTGGGTTCGCTTCGTGCCTACGGTGTTGACAAGGAAGCCGGCGTCGTTAAATGCGGCAGCTGGATCCTGAACGAAAATAAAACCATGACCTCGGCGGTGGAAAGCATCCTGCTGATGGTTGATGCCATGAATGAAATGGGCTTCAAAATCATTATTGTCGATGCCCGTAAAGACAACAGACCGGCGCTGCGTTTTATCAAGAAAATTTCTCATCGCTTCCATAGCGAAGATGAAACGAATGAATATTACGAAATCGACATTCCGGTCATGCTGAGTACTTTCTATCAAGAAAACATTCAATACATCACGCCCGATGCTCCAGAAAAGGACGCGTAA
- a CDS encoding flippase, whose product MKRYIDKLFSSAFLRNISWNFLGYALPVLVAIVMIPVLLRHTGLERFGVLSLIIVIIGSVTIFDFGITRSVTNSVRKYLDEQNERSMLTVIKTGWFIITAVILIISVLFWVESQWIALHLFNVSTQEIRDEVSGSMEIIAFSLPFVIAQTVFVGVMEAFGAFKKISIGKAPFSILMYLVPVIISFYTPSLFWLTLSLCLLRCIMAVVFYMMMSSEIRKVTPISIFGVSMSKAITLELVKYGGWISVGNIIAPIILYIDRFFVASIVGASVFAYYTTPYDVVSRVAIVTVSACGVLFPVLVSKISTDVRSANSYFNKVMLGIFAVLVIPAVAGIFLSKWFLSAWISPDFAEHSWIIFSMFLVGYLIHGLVQPAFIWIQACGKPWIMAVSMIVDLILYVIYLPWMTHKYGIIGAAIAWNIRVFLGLIVLHALRYFLYRRELKRHRVIKPVTDSPLSE is encoded by the coding sequence ATGAAACGATATATAGATAAGTTATTTAGCAGCGCGTTTTTACGGAATATTTCGTGGAATTTTCTAGGTTATGCCCTGCCGGTGCTTGTCGCTATCGTCATGATCCCGGTGCTGTTGCGTCACACTGGTCTTGAACGATTTGGGGTATTATCGCTAATCATCGTGATTATCGGCTCCGTGACCATTTTCGATTTCGGGATCACCCGTTCGGTCACCAACTCGGTAAGAAAGTATCTTGATGAGCAAAATGAACGGTCGATGCTGACCGTGATAAAAACGGGCTGGTTTATTATTACCGCCGTTATTTTGATTATCTCTGTACTTTTCTGGGTGGAAAGCCAGTGGATTGCCCTGCACCTGTTCAATGTCTCGACGCAGGAAATACGTGACGAGGTGTCCGGCAGCATGGAGATTATCGCTTTCAGCCTGCCCTTCGTCATTGCACAGACGGTGTTTGTCGGGGTCATGGAAGCCTTTGGCGCCTTTAAGAAGATCAGTATCGGCAAAGCGCCCTTTTCGATCCTGATGTATCTAGTTCCGGTGATTATCTCTTTCTACACGCCGAGCCTGTTCTGGTTAACCCTGTCGCTTTGTCTGCTGCGCTGCATCATGGCCGTGGTCTTCTATATGATGATGAGCAGCGAAATCCGCAAAGTCACGCCTATCAGCATTTTTGGCGTGTCGATGTCAAAAGCCATCACGCTCGAACTGGTGAAATACGGCGGCTGGATTTCGGTGGGTAATATCATTGCGCCCATCATCTTGTATATTGACCGCTTCTTTGTGGCATCCATCGTGGGCGCCAGTGTCTTTGCCTACTACACCACGCCTTACGATGTTGTTTCCCGCGTGGCGATTGTCACGGTAAGCGCCTGTGGCGTTCTGTTCCCTGTGCTGGTGTCCAAGATATCGACCGATGTTCGCAGCGCCAACAGCTATTTCAACAAAGTGATGCTGGGCATATTTGCGGTACTGGTTATCCCTGCGGTCGCGGGGATATTTCTGTCGAAGTGGTTCCTGTCGGCGTGGATAAGCCCTGATTTTGCCGAGCATTCATGGATTATCTTCTCGATGTTCCTGGTCGGTTATCTGATTCACGGCCTGGTGCAACCGGCCTTTATCTGGATTCAGGCCTGTGGCAAACCGTGGATTATGGCGGTGAGCATGATTGTCGACCTTATCCTGTACGTTATCTACCTTCCGTGGATGACACACAAATACGGCATTATCGGCGCGGCCATCGCCTGGAATATCCGCGTATTCCTGGGTCTGATAGTTCTGCATGCGCTTCGTTATTTCCTCTATCGACGAGAACTGAAACGCCATCGCGTTATTAAACCGGTTACCGATTCACCGCTCAGCGAATAA
- a CDS encoding metal/formaldehyde-sensitive transcriptional repressor: MPNSAEDKKKVLTRIRRIGGQVEALERALGSDTPCVAMLQQIAAIRGAANGLMAEMMEIHLRDTLLSEEPSLKERTQYTDEISTLIRSYLK, from the coding sequence ATGCCAAATTCAGCAGAAGACAAGAAGAAGGTGTTAACCCGTATCCGTCGCATTGGCGGTCAGGTCGAAGCCCTTGAACGCGCGCTCGGCAGTGATACGCCGTGTGTGGCGATGCTACAGCAAATTGCCGCCATTCGCGGCGCGGCAAACGGCCTGATGGCCGAAATGATGGAGATCCATCTGCGCGACACCCTGTTGTCCGAAGAGCCGTCGCTGAAAGAACGAACCCAATACACGGATGAAATCTCCACGCTCATCCGCTCATACTTGAAATAG
- a CDS encoding LysR family transcriptional regulator, with the protein MATIDLRRLKAFVTVVEEGNITRAAQRLFIQQPPLTRLLQSLEDEFGVKLLSRYPRGVEPTDIGKVLFKEAKALLAQADSLGATMLRATEGKQGDIRIGFTSSAALHAFVPNVLRRYREVYPQVTAQLEESGSTELLQALVNRTLDVAFVRTPVLGMPELKIERILQEPMMVALPDGHPLVQQHSGPVALNTLINEGFILYRRPAGQGLYDAILAACYRAGFSPRIVQEAPRLTSCLSLVGAGLGVSIVPACMVRLGGDGVVYLPLSEQAELHAPLYLAYRKGGQRKDSQSSAMITTFCELVKSQLEEGDNQRLDFYGR; encoded by the coding sequence ATGGCAACGATCGATTTACGACGACTGAAGGCCTTTGTCACGGTCGTGGAAGAGGGCAATATCACCCGCGCCGCCCAACGGCTTTTTATCCAGCAGCCTCCGCTGACGCGGTTGTTGCAGAGTCTGGAGGATGAATTTGGCGTCAAGCTGCTGTCGAGATACCCGCGCGGCGTGGAACCCACCGATATCGGCAAGGTATTGTTCAAGGAAGCAAAAGCGTTGCTCGCGCAGGCCGATAGCCTGGGTGCCACCATGCTGCGCGCCACCGAAGGCAAGCAGGGCGATATTCGCATCGGTTTTACCAGTTCGGCAGCACTGCACGCCTTCGTGCCCAACGTGTTGCGCCGTTATCGCGAAGTGTATCCGCAGGTGACGGCGCAGCTCGAAGAGTCGGGCAGTACCGAACTGTTGCAGGCGCTGGTAAATCGCACGCTGGATGTCGCCTTCGTGCGCACGCCGGTGCTGGGTATGCCGGAGCTTAAAATCGAGCGCATCTTGCAGGAGCCGATGATGGTGGCGCTGCCCGACGGACATCCCCTCGTGCAGCAGCATAGCGGGCCAGTCGCCCTGAATACCTTGATCAATGAAGGGTTTATTCTCTACCGGCGACCCGCAGGACAAGGGCTGTACGACGCCATTCTCGCGGCCTGCTATCGGGCGGGATTCAGTCCGCGCATCGTGCAGGAAGCGCCGCGGCTCACGTCGTGCCTCAGTCTGGTCGGTGCGGGGCTGGGCGTCTCGATTGTGCCCGCCTGCATGGTGCGACTGGGCGGTGACGGCGTGGTCTATTTGCCGCTGTCGGAACAGGCCGAGCTGCACGCGCCGCTGTATCTGGCCTATCGAAAAGGGGGACAGCGCAAGGACAGCCAGAGTTCGGCGATGATCACCACGTTTTGCGAGCTGGTAAAAAGTCAGCTCGAGGAGGGAGATAACCAAAGGCTGGATTTTTATGGCCGATAA
- a CDS encoding polysaccharide biosynthesis tyrosine autokinase yields the protein MSEKRDATLAKIETNSNNLDLGRLYGGILDDRWLVIITVIVMMAFGVVYYLFATPVYSTDAMVQIESNGSSTILNDISKLMPSGQTKTGAQLKLIESKLVQFKTIRDLHLDIQVQEHFFPFFGKGWARMTHKPVNEIDVSKLEVPESQLGQIFVLKVTGPDSYSLSNKDSVLLEGKVGQEVVKGPITLHVDSMNAAVGTTYTVSKIPMRAAYDQLVGRLKAMDSGVDTGIIELSMNGANPIQDQKVLNSIANNFLLQNVERNSQEAANSLTFLKEQLPLVRSELDRSEDRLNAYRQKRDSVDMNLEIRSALDTMVNLDKSINDLTFKEAEVSQLYTPSHPTYRALLEQRKILEDEKAKLNGKINSLPQTQQELMRLTRDVDSQQEIFVQLLRKQQELSINKASTVGDVRIIDYATSEIGAVFPKLPLIEIMAAILGAMMAIIFIITKIMMRRGIESARELEEQGITVYANVPFAMNQGRLASIPFIGSLTGKNKYEQKTKEVLAITDPADLTVESLRSLRTSLHFAMIEAKNDVLMITGAVPHAGKSFISVNLASVIALTGKKVLLIDGDMRRGSAHDYFGFNPRVGLSTVLAGQKDISEVIHTSEIPSLHVLTRGRTPPNPAELLTSKRFSDLLEWANQNYDLVVIDTPPVLSVTDSSIIGQLVGTTLMVARFELNTVKEVEVSIKRLEQSGVEVKGCILNAIVRRSANYYSQNYSYDAFYTYEYKRHIDKD from the coding sequence ATGTCAGAGAAACGAGACGCAACATTAGCCAAGATAGAAACAAATTCCAATAACCTGGATTTAGGGCGCTTATATGGCGGGATCCTGGATGACCGCTGGCTGGTGATTATTACCGTCATAGTCATGATGGCATTTGGCGTGGTTTATTATCTTTTCGCCACTCCGGTCTATAGTACGGATGCGATGGTTCAGATTGAGAGCAATGGAAGCTCAACCATTCTGAACGATATTTCCAAACTGATGCCAAGTGGTCAGACTAAAACGGGCGCTCAACTGAAATTAATCGAGTCTAAACTCGTTCAGTTCAAAACCATCCGTGATCTCCATCTGGACATTCAGGTACAAGAGCACTTCTTCCCGTTCTTCGGTAAGGGATGGGCGCGCATGACTCACAAACCGGTCAACGAGATCGATGTGAGCAAACTTGAAGTCCCGGAATCCCAGCTCGGTCAGATTTTTGTTCTTAAAGTGACCGGCCCGGACAGCTATAGCCTGAGCAACAAAGATTCCGTTCTGCTGGAAGGTAAAGTGGGTCAGGAAGTGGTTAAAGGCCCGATTACCCTGCATGTCGATTCAATGAACGCGGCAGTCGGCACCACCTACACCGTCAGTAAAATCCCGATGCGTGCTGCCTACGATCAGCTGGTTGGCCGTTTGAAAGCCATGGACTCAGGGGTTGATACCGGTATTATCGAACTATCGATGAACGGTGCAAACCCGATTCAGGACCAGAAAGTTCTGAACAGCATTGCCAACAACTTCCTGCTGCAAAACGTGGAGCGCAACTCTCAGGAAGCGGCCAACAGCCTGACCTTCCTGAAAGAGCAGCTGCCGCTGGTACGTAGTGAACTGGACCGCTCTGAAGATCGTCTGAATGCGTATCGTCAGAAACGCGATTCCGTGGACATGAACCTCGAAATCCGTTCTGCGCTCGACACCATGGTCAACCTCGATAAATCAATCAACGATTTGACCTTCAAGGAAGCCGAAGTTTCCCAGCTTTATACCCCGTCTCACCCGACTTACCGCGCTCTGCTCGAGCAGCGTAAAATCCTTGAAGACGAAAAAGCCAAGCTGAACGGCAAAATCAACTCTCTGCCACAGACTCAGCAAGAGTTGATGCGTCTGACCCGTGATGTTGATTCGCAACAGGAAATCTTCGTGCAATTGCTGCGTAAACAGCAAGAGCTGAGCATCAATAAAGCCAGTACCGTAGGCGATGTCCGCATCATCGACTATGCAACCTCTGAAATTGGTGCCGTATTCCCTAAACTGCCTCTGATTGAAATCATGGCCGCGATTCTTGGCGCAATGATGGCGATTATCTTCATCATTACCAAAATCATGATGCGTCGTGGTATCGAAAGCGCACGTGAGCTGGAAGAGCAAGGCATTACTGTTTACGCCAACGTACCGTTTGCCATGAATCAGGGACGCCTGGCGTCTATACCGTTTATCGGTTCGCTGACGGGCAAGAACAAGTACGAGCAGAAAACCAAGGAAGTGCTGGCCATTACCGACCCGGCCGATTTGACCGTCGAATCCCTGCGTAGCCTGCGTACCAGCCTGCACTTCGCGATGATCGAAGCCAAGAACGACGTATTGATGATTACCGGTGCCGTACCGCATGCCGGTAAGAGCTTTATCTCCGTCAACCTGGCGAGCGTTATCGCACTGACCGGCAAAAAAGTTCTGTTGATCGATGGCGACATGCGTCGTGGCTCGGCGCACGACTACTTCGGTTTCAACCCGCGTGTGGGTCTGTCTACCGTACTGGCAGGACAGAAAGACATTTCGGAAGTGATTCATACCTCCGAAATCCCGAGTCTGCACGTGTTGACCCGTGGTCGCACTCCGCCAAACCCGGCCGAGCTTTTGACCAGCAAGCGTTTCAGCGATCTGCTTGAGTGGGCCAACCAGAACTACGACCTGGTGGTTATCGATACCCCGCCAGTGCTGTCTGTTACCGACTCCAGCATCATCGGTCAGCTGGTCGGCACCACCTTGATGGTTGCGCGTTTCGAGCTTAACACCGTTAAAGAAGTGGAAGTCAGTATCAAACGTCTGGAACAAAGTGGTGTTGAAGTCAAGGGCTGTATCCTGAACGCCATCGTTCGCCGCTCTGCAAACTACTACAGCCAGAACTACAGCTATGACGCGTTCTACACTTACGAGTACAAACGTCATATCGATAAAGACTAG